From one Streptomyces spiramyceticus genomic stretch:
- a CDS encoding flavin-containing monooxygenase codes for MDITTNDRPVYVIGAGPGGLAAAAALREQGVRAVVLEKSASVAASWRGHYDRLRLHTTRRLSALPGLPIPRAFGRWVARDDVIRYLEKYAEFHELEIVTGVEVSRIEPAPGGTGWLLHATGGRELTGSAVVVATGYNHTPYVPDWPGRDTYTGELTHASQYRNPRPYEGRDVLVVGTGNTGAEIAVDLVEGGAARVRLAVRTVPHIVRRSTAGWPAQATGILVRRLPVRLVDRAGDLMCRLSVPDLSDRGLPRPATGLYSRVKDGAIPVQDVGLIDAVRRGTVEPVAAVESFDQDKVVLADGTRIQPQALIAATGYRRGLDGLVGHLGVLDVRGRPVPHGGRASTKAAGLYFVGFTNPISGMLREMAIDARKIARALSAG; via the coding sequence ATGGACATCACCACCAACGACCGCCCCGTGTACGTCATCGGCGCCGGGCCGGGCGGACTCGCCGCCGCCGCGGCGCTGCGCGAACAGGGCGTACGAGCCGTCGTACTGGAGAAGTCCGCCTCCGTGGCCGCCTCCTGGCGCGGGCACTACGACCGCCTCCGCCTGCACACCACCCGCCGCCTCTCCGCCCTCCCGGGGCTTCCGATACCGCGCGCGTTCGGGCGCTGGGTGGCGCGGGACGACGTCATCCGCTACCTGGAGAAGTACGCCGAGTTCCACGAACTGGAGATCGTCACCGGCGTCGAGGTCTCCCGCATCGAGCCCGCGCCCGGCGGCACCGGCTGGTTACTGCACGCCACCGGCGGGCGGGAGTTGACGGGGTCGGCGGTCGTGGTCGCCACCGGCTACAACCACACGCCGTACGTCCCCGACTGGCCGGGCCGGGACACGTACACCGGCGAACTCACCCACGCGAGCCAGTACCGCAACCCCCGCCCCTACGAAGGCAGGGACGTCCTCGTCGTCGGCACCGGCAACACGGGCGCGGAGATCGCCGTGGACCTGGTGGAGGGCGGCGCGGCACGGGTGCGGCTCGCGGTACGCACCGTCCCGCACATCGTGCGCCGCTCGACGGCCGGCTGGCCCGCGCAGGCGACCGGCATTCTCGTACGCCGCCTTCCGGTGCGCCTGGTGGACCGGGCGGGCGACCTGATGTGCCGCCTGTCGGTCCCCGACCTCTCGGACCGGGGCCTGCCGCGCCCCGCCACCGGCCTCTACTCCCGGGTCAAGGACGGCGCGATCCCGGTGCAGGACGTCGGCCTGATCGACGCGGTGAGGCGCGGCACGGTGGAACCGGTGGCGGCCGTCGAGTCGTTCGACCAGGACAAGGTGGTACTGGCGGACGGCACCCGCATCCAGCCCCAGGCGCTGATCGCGGCGACCGGCTACCGGCGCGGGCTGGACGGACTGGTGGGCCACCTCGGCGTGCTGGACGTCCGGGGCAGGCCAGTGCCCCACGGCGGCCGTGCCTCCACGAAGGCTGCCGGTCTTTACTTCGTTGGCTTCACCAACCCCATCAGTGGGATGCTCCGGGAAATGGCGATCGACGCCCGCAAAATCGCCAGGGCGCTGTCCGCGGGCTGA
- a CDS encoding Zn-dependent alcohol dehydrogenase: MRGVVFDGRQVQVFDDLEIRDPGPGEVLVAIGAAGLCHSDLSVVDGTIPFPVPVVLGHEGAGVVEAVGAGVTHVAPGDHVALSTIANCGTCAECGRGRPTMCRKAIGMPGQPFSRKGEPLFQFASNSSFAERTIVKAVQAVRIPPDIPLTSAALIGCGVVTGVGAALNRAKVDRGDTVVVIGTGGIGLNVIQGARIAGALTVVAVDSNPAKEAVARQFGATHFLESAEADAVKEVLPHGADHAFECVGKTALIRQAIDLLDRHGQAVLLGVPAATAEASFLVSSMYLDKSILGCRYGSSRPQRDIALYAELYREGRLLLDELVTETYPVEDFAKAADDAQHGRVARGVLTF; the protein is encoded by the coding sequence ATGAGGGGCGTCGTGTTCGACGGGCGGCAGGTTCAGGTCTTCGACGATCTGGAGATACGGGACCCCGGGCCGGGGGAGGTGCTGGTGGCCATCGGGGCCGCAGGGCTGTGCCACAGCGACCTCTCGGTCGTGGACGGGACCATTCCGTTCCCCGTCCCCGTCGTGCTCGGGCACGAAGGCGCCGGCGTGGTCGAGGCCGTCGGCGCGGGCGTGACACATGTGGCCCCCGGGGACCACGTGGCGCTGTCGACCATCGCCAACTGCGGTACGTGCGCCGAGTGCGGCCGCGGCCGGCCCACCATGTGCCGCAAAGCGATCGGAATGCCGGGACAGCCGTTCTCGCGGAAGGGCGAGCCGCTGTTCCAGTTCGCGTCCAACTCGTCCTTCGCCGAGCGCACGATCGTCAAGGCCGTCCAGGCCGTCAGGATTCCCCCCGACATTCCGCTGACCTCGGCCGCACTCATCGGCTGCGGCGTGGTCACGGGCGTGGGCGCGGCGCTGAACCGGGCCAAGGTCGACCGCGGGGACACCGTCGTCGTCATCGGGACGGGCGGAATCGGGCTGAATGTGATCCAGGGAGCCCGCATCGCCGGGGCGCTGACGGTCGTCGCCGTCGACTCCAACCCGGCGAAAGAGGCCGTGGCCCGGCAGTTCGGCGCCACCCACTTCCTCGAATCGGCCGAGGCCGACGCCGTGAAGGAGGTCCTGCCGCACGGCGCCGACCACGCCTTCGAGTGCGTCGGCAAGACCGCGCTCATCCGGCAGGCGATCGACCTGCTCGACCGGCACGGGCAGGCAGTGCTGCTCGGCGTACCGGCGGCCACGGCCGAGGCGTCGTTCCTGGTGTCGTCGATGTACCTCGACAAGTCCATCCTCGGCTGCCGGTACGGGTCTTCGCGCCCCCAGCGCGACATCGCGCTGTACGCCGAGCTCTACCGGGAGGGGCGGCTGCTGCTGGACGAGCTGGTGACCGAGACGTACCCCGTCGAGGACTTCGCGAAGGCGGCGGACGACGCGCAGCACGGGCGGGTGGCGCGCGGGGTGCTGACCTTCTGA
- a CDS encoding enoyl-CoA hydratase/isomerase family protein yields the protein MTDSPRRDDDVLHSTDNAVSWITLNRPDAMNAVTWAQRERIIALLADASADPDVRAVVITATGKGFCAGADLRGAPAGRGERVAGDVARTIRLGAQRLVAAVLDCEKPVIAAVNGTAAGIGAHLAFACDLVLAAESAKFIEVFVRRGLVPDGGGAYLLPRLIGPQRAKELMFFGDSLPAADAQRLGLVNRVVPDGELAKVAREWSERLAQGPTRALALTKQLVNASLDSDRTTAFAAEATAQEINMTTTDANEGVASFVERRTPKYRGL from the coding sequence ATGACCGACTCCCCGCGCCGCGACGACGACGTACTCCATTCCACCGACAACGCCGTCTCATGGATCACCCTCAACCGCCCCGACGCCATGAACGCCGTCACCTGGGCCCAACGCGAGCGCATCATCGCGCTCCTCGCGGACGCCTCCGCCGACCCCGACGTCCGCGCCGTCGTCATCACCGCCACCGGCAAAGGGTTCTGTGCCGGGGCCGATCTCCGGGGCGCCCCGGCCGGGCGCGGGGAGCGTGTCGCCGGGGACGTTGCCCGGACCATCCGGCTCGGCGCGCAGCGCCTCGTCGCGGCCGTCCTCGACTGCGAGAAGCCCGTGATCGCAGCCGTCAACGGCACCGCAGCCGGCATCGGCGCGCACCTCGCGTTCGCCTGCGACCTCGTACTGGCCGCCGAATCCGCCAAGTTCATCGAAGTCTTCGTACGCCGCGGCCTGGTCCCGGACGGCGGCGGCGCGTACCTGCTGCCGCGCCTCATCGGCCCCCAGCGCGCCAAAGAGCTGATGTTCTTCGGGGACTCCCTCCCGGCGGCGGACGCGCAGCGGCTGGGGCTCGTCAACCGGGTCGTCCCCGACGGCGAGCTGGCGAAGGTCGCGCGAGAGTGGAGCGAGCGGCTGGCGCAAGGGCCCACCCGCGCCCTCGCCCTCACCAAGCAGCTCGTCAACGCCTCCCTCGACTCCGACCGCACCACCGCCTTCGCCGCCGAGGCGACCGCCCAGGAGATCAACATGACGACCACGGATGCGAACGAGGGCGTGGCGAGCTTCGTCGAGCGGCGTACCCCCAAGTACCGCGGGCTCTAG
- a CDS encoding flavin reductase family protein — translation MAATAVRYLRSVGASTAAENVETLPRPHLRAVGDDERLPVDPGEFRAVLGHFASGVTVVTAPGADDRDAPVGFACQSFASLSLDPPLVTFMVARTSTTWPRIARAGVFCVNILGAEQGPLCLGFAVSGADKFTGVSYDAAPVTGSPRLASVPAWIDCRIQAVHTGGDHLIVVGKVEALGGVEGEDAAPLLFHRGKFGRFTH, via the coding sequence ATGGCAGCAACCGCCGTCCGATACCTCAGGTCGGTCGGCGCCTCCACGGCCGCCGAGAACGTCGAGACGCTGCCCCGCCCGCACTTGCGGGCCGTGGGTGACGATGAGCGTCTGCCCGTCGACCCCGGCGAATTCCGGGCCGTGCTCGGCCACTTCGCGAGCGGGGTCACGGTCGTCACCGCGCCCGGCGCGGACGACCGGGACGCCCCCGTGGGCTTCGCCTGCCAGTCCTTCGCGTCACTCTCCCTCGACCCACCCCTGGTCACCTTCATGGTCGCCCGTACGTCGACGACCTGGCCGCGCATCGCCCGCGCCGGAGTCTTCTGCGTCAACATCCTTGGCGCGGAGCAAGGTCCGCTGTGCCTGGGTTTCGCGGTCAGCGGGGCGGACAAGTTCACGGGGGTCTCGTACGACGCGGCTCCCGTGACCGGGTCTCCTCGGCTCGCCTCCGTGCCGGCTTGGATCGACTGCCGCATCCAGGCCGTGCACACGGGCGGCGACCACCTCATCGTGGTGGGGAAGGTGGAGGCGCTGGGCGGGGTGGAGGGCGAGGACGCGGCTCCGTTGCTCTTCCACCGGGGGAAATTCGGGCGCTTCACCCACTGA
- a CDS encoding Zn-ribbon domain-containing OB-fold protein produces the protein MSGTSGAATPDIDAFTRPYWEAAAQGRLLVRRCGACGEAHHYPREFCPRCWSDDVEWEQAGGRATLYTWSVVHRNDLPPFGARTPYTAAVVDLAEGPRMMTEIVDCAEGELRIGMELEVAFREVGDAVETDGCAVPVFRPAACRAARTA, from the coding sequence ATGAGCGGGACGAGTGGCGCGGCGACGCCCGACATCGACGCCTTCACCCGTCCGTACTGGGAAGCCGCCGCACAGGGCCGCCTCCTCGTGCGCCGCTGCGGTGCGTGCGGCGAGGCGCATCACTATCCGCGGGAGTTCTGCCCGCGCTGCTGGAGCGACGACGTGGAGTGGGAGCAGGCCGGCGGCCGCGCCACGCTCTACACCTGGTCGGTGGTCCACCGGAACGACCTCCCGCCTTTCGGCGCGCGTACGCCGTACACGGCGGCGGTCGTCGATCTCGCGGAGGGGCCGCGCATGATGACGGAGATCGTGGACTGCGCGGAGGGGGAACTCCGGATCGGGATGGAGCTGGAGGTCGCGTTCCGGGAGGTTGGCGATGCGGTGGAGACGGACGGGTGCGCCGTCCCTGTCTTCCGGCCCGCGGCCTGCCGGGCCGCGCGAACCGCGTAG
- a CDS encoding pyridoxine/pyridoxamine 5'-phosphate oxidase yields MFTHHHFQDLLRSQRVWDTKLPAFDPATAPQAPLPLFHQWFEEAVAAGQTEPHTMSLATVDEDGLPDVRTLMLHDADEHGWHFASHATSAKGRHLAAHPYAALGFYWPARGRQVRVRGRVTTGTPAESRADLHARSTGALASALVGRQSEILPEYEELVRASEAAWERAQAEPDADVPTWTLYVVEPDEVEFFQGDERRRHVRLRYRREGEAWVRELLWP; encoded by the coding sequence TTGTTCACCCACCACCACTTCCAGGACCTGCTCCGCTCCCAGCGCGTATGGGACACGAAGCTGCCCGCCTTCGACCCGGCCACCGCACCGCAAGCCCCCCTCCCCCTGTTCCACCAGTGGTTCGAGGAGGCCGTCGCGGCCGGCCAGACCGAGCCGCACACCATGAGCCTGGCGACCGTGGACGAAGACGGGCTGCCCGACGTACGGACGCTGATGCTGCACGACGCCGACGAGCACGGCTGGCACTTCGCCTCGCACGCCACCAGCGCGAAGGGCCGCCACCTCGCCGCGCACCCGTACGCGGCGCTCGGCTTCTACTGGCCGGCGCGGGGCCGGCAGGTTCGGGTCAGGGGCCGGGTGACGACCGGGACACCGGCCGAGAGCCGGGCCGACCTGCACGCACGGTCGACGGGCGCGCTCGCCTCCGCGCTGGTCGGCAGGCAGAGCGAAATCCTGCCGGAGTACGAAGAGTTGGTGCGGGCGTCGGAGGCTGCGTGGGAGCGGGCGCAGGCAGAGCCGGACGCCGACGTACCGACCTGGACGCTGTACGTCGTTGAACCGGACGAGGTCGAATTCTTTCAGGGCGACGAGCGCCGCCGCCACGTCCGCCTGCGCTACCGCCGGGAGGGCGAGGCGTGGGTGCGGGAGCTGCTCTGGCCTTAG
- a CDS encoding GNAT family N-acetyltransferase: MIKEIAPADLRGHGLRLRTWQPDDVGLLLRGVRDPEYQRWNTHHAPILDEAAAAALLRDRADGWQRGVAASYCVTDETTGAALGHVGLNAIVPALRTARVGYWTLPEARGRGIAGHALELVSRWAFDDIGLHRIELGHAVGHEASCRIALRHAYVYEGTLRGAMPEAWGSSTFQDMHLHARLATD, translated from the coding sequence ATGATCAAAGAGATAGCCCCCGCCGACCTGCGGGGTCACGGGCTTCGCCTGCGCACCTGGCAGCCCGATGACGTCGGCTTACTGCTCCGCGGAGTCCGCGACCCCGAGTACCAGCGCTGGAACACCCACCATGCGCCCATCCTCGACGAGGCCGCCGCGGCAGCGCTGCTGCGCGACCGCGCGGACGGCTGGCAGCGCGGGGTCGCCGCCTCGTACTGCGTCACCGACGAGACCACCGGCGCCGCCCTCGGCCATGTCGGTCTCAACGCCATCGTCCCCGCCCTGCGCACCGCCCGCGTCGGCTACTGGACCCTCCCCGAAGCCCGCGGCCGCGGAATCGCGGGGCACGCCCTGGAGCTCGTCAGCCGCTGGGCATTCGACGACATCGGGCTGCACCGCATCGAGCTCGGCCATGCCGTCGGCCACGAGGCGTCCTGCCGGATCGCGCTGCGTCACGCGTACGTGTACGAAGGCACCCTGCGCGGGGCCATGCCCGAGGCGTGGGGCTCGAGCACCTTCCAAGACATGCACCTGCACGCGCGGCTCGCCACGGACTAA
- a CDS encoding DoxX family protein: MQTIWLGGAEWLAVLRIGLGLWWLESWRHKDKKGWFERGTGIAWAQDVAAKHRWATVKTGFDRVVAPRPKVMAYIVVYAELALGLGLVVGFLTPVALVGGLLLNLLYLVLMIHDWAEQGQNAMMALISLVALFAMSWQTWSVDHAIGLF; encoded by the coding sequence ATGCAGACCATCTGGCTCGGCGGCGCCGAGTGGCTCGCCGTGCTGCGCATCGGCCTCGGCCTGTGGTGGCTGGAGAGCTGGCGGCACAAGGACAAGAAGGGCTGGTTCGAGCGCGGCACCGGCATAGCCTGGGCGCAGGACGTCGCGGCCAAGCACCGGTGGGCCACGGTCAAGACCGGCTTCGACCGCGTCGTCGCACCCCGCCCCAAGGTGATGGCGTACATCGTCGTGTACGCCGAACTGGCCCTCGGACTCGGCCTGGTCGTCGGTTTCCTCACGCCCGTGGCCCTCGTCGGCGGCCTGCTCCTCAACCTCCTCTACCTGGTCCTGATGATCCACGACTGGGCCGAGCAGGGGCAGAACGCGATGATGGCGCTGATCTCGCTCGTCGCGCTCTTTGCCATGTCCTGGCAGACGTGGTCCGTCGACCATGCGATCGGACTCTTCTGA
- a CDS encoding acyl-CoA dehydrogenase family protein, translating to MDFTFAPEDDAFRADARAWLTAHLDRTPTPTPTPRAWEQELGAGGWIGIGWEDGGAYGSRRATLTQQVVWAEEYARLRAPARLGHIGENLLAPTLIAYGTEEQRARFLPGIARGEELWCQGYSEPGAGSDLAGVRTAAVKDRSAYRVTGQKIWTSLAQDADWCFVLARTEPGSQRHHGLSFLLVAMDQPGRIDVRPIRQMSGTSEFNEVFFDGAEARELVGGEGDGWRVAMGLLALERGVSTLVQQIGFAEELKAVVRLAVASGGADDPVLRARLVRLWAELHAMRANALRTLGNSGADSGAPSVAKLLWGGWHQRLGELAVQVRGAAAAVGPYDWEAERPYELDSFQRLFLFTRADTIYGGSDEIQRNIIAERVLGLPREPR from the coding sequence GTGGACTTCACCTTCGCCCCCGAGGACGACGCGTTCCGGGCCGACGCCCGCGCATGGCTCACCGCGCACCTCGACCGCACTCCCACCCCCACCCCCACGCCCCGCGCCTGGGAGCAGGAGCTCGGGGCCGGTGGCTGGATCGGGATCGGGTGGGAGGACGGCGGGGCGTACGGCAGCCGGCGGGCCACCCTCACCCAGCAGGTCGTCTGGGCCGAGGAGTACGCCCGCCTCCGCGCCCCCGCCCGCCTCGGGCACATCGGCGAAAACCTCCTCGCCCCGACCCTGATCGCCTACGGCACCGAGGAGCAGCGGGCACGGTTCCTGCCCGGGATCGCCCGGGGCGAGGAGCTGTGGTGCCAGGGGTACAGCGAGCCGGGCGCCGGCTCGGACCTGGCGGGGGTGCGGACCGCTGCCGTGAAGGACCGAAGCGCCTACCGCGTCACCGGGCAGAAGATCTGGACCTCCCTCGCCCAGGACGCCGACTGGTGCTTCGTGCTGGCCAGGACCGAACCCGGGTCGCAACGCCACCACGGGTTGTCGTTCCTGCTGGTGGCGATGGACCAGCCGGGGCGTATCGACGTGCGGCCGATCCGGCAGATGTCGGGGACCAGTGAGTTCAACGAGGTGTTCTTCGACGGGGCCGAGGCCAGGGAACTGGTGGGTGGCGAGGGCGACGGCTGGCGCGTAGCCATGGGGCTCCTCGCGCTGGAGCGCGGCGTGTCCACGCTCGTGCAGCAGATCGGCTTCGCGGAGGAGCTGAAGGCCGTGGTGCGGCTTGCCGTGGCGAGCGGCGGCGCCGACGACCCCGTCCTGCGCGCACGACTCGTCCGGCTGTGGGCCGAGCTGCACGCCATGCGGGCCAACGCCCTCCGCACGCTGGGGAATTCGGGCGCCGACTCCGGTGCCCCCAGCGTCGCCAAGCTCCTCTGGGGCGGCTGGCACCAGCGCCTCGGCGAGCTCGCCGTGCAGGTGCGCGGCGCTGCGGCGGCCGTCGGGCCGTACGACTGGGAGGCGGAGCGCCCGTACGAACTCGACTCCTTCCAGCGGCTCTTCCTCTTCACCCGGGCCGACACCATCTACGGCGGCTCCGACGAAATCCAGCGGAACATCATCGCCGAGCGCGTGCTCGGCCTACCGAGGGAGCCCAGATGA
- a CDS encoding type II toxin-antitoxin system Phd/YefM family antitoxin: MQTITQRELRDHFAAVMDAVETGETYRITRNGMDVAELRPLTRKKDLTSDELVARARRLPRIDHEQMRREADELFNG, from the coding sequence GTGCAGACCATCACTCAGCGAGAGTTGCGGGACCACTTCGCCGCGGTCATGGACGCGGTCGAGACCGGCGAGACCTACCGCATCACCCGCAATGGGATGGACGTCGCGGAGTTGCGGCCGCTGACGCGCAAGAAGGACCTCACGTCCGATGAGCTCGTTGCGCGCGCCCGCAGACTTCCCCGCATCGATCACGAACAGATGCGGCGCGAGGCCGACGAGTTGTTCAATGGCTGA
- a CDS encoding acetate--CoA ligase family protein — protein sequence MLGSTHGTLTTDLRARVVACGEQPHAAVHDTATAHATAAGDLDVSGRALHAAVPDLDRFFRPESVAVVGASDADGRPNAGITRQLIAWAERVGARLHPVHPTRTTVFGLPCVPSVGELPEQVDLAVLLVGDPVPVIEELAEAKVKFAVAFASGFAETGEEGAAAQARLAGAVERSGVRLLGPNTNLNAFQDFRDDLDGPAIALITQSGHQGRPVYALQELGIRLSHWAPTGNEADLESADFISYFAQQPEVGAIACYVEGLKDGRSFLLAADRAAQAGVPVVAVKVGRTEAGARMAASHTGKLTGADQVVDAAMRQFGVIRVDGLDELQDTAALLARARKPVADGVVVYSISGGTGAHFSDLATAAGLNLPRLSAAKQAELHEWIPDYLEVGNPVDNGGHPVGDWRGRKIIDAILADPAVGVLICPITGPFPPMSDRLAQDLVDAAEATEKLVCVVWGSPVGTEAAYRETLLGSSRVATFRTFGNCISAVRAYLDHHRFAASYRSPFDEAPRTPSPSFRKAQALMRPGRQLSEHAAKQLLRAYGIRVPREQLVTSAAAAVRAAGLVGYPVVMKASGAQLAHKSELGLVKIGLTSASQIRDAYRELTDIARYEGVDLDGVLVCQMVERGVEMVVGVTQDALFGPTVTVGLGGVLVEVLRDASVRVPPFGEAEARSMLSELRGHALLEGVRGAPAADVDALVEVVLRVQRMALELGDVLAELDINPLMVLRRGQGAVALDALAVCR from the coding sequence ATGCTTGGATCTACCCACGGCACCCTGACCACCGATCTCCGCGCCCGCGTTGTGGCCTGCGGGGAGCAGCCGCACGCCGCCGTCCACGACACGGCGACCGCCCACGCCACCGCAGCCGGAGACCTGGATGTCAGCGGACGGGCGCTGCATGCCGCCGTCCCCGACCTCGACCGGTTCTTCCGTCCCGAGTCGGTCGCCGTCGTCGGCGCGTCCGACGCCGACGGCAGGCCCAACGCCGGGATCACCCGGCAGCTGATCGCCTGGGCCGAGCGGGTCGGCGCCCGGCTGCATCCCGTCCACCCCACCCGTACGACCGTCTTCGGCCTGCCGTGCGTACCTTCCGTCGGGGAGCTGCCGGAACAGGTCGACCTGGCCGTCCTGCTCGTCGGCGATCCGGTCCCCGTGATCGAGGAACTCGCCGAGGCGAAGGTCAAGTTCGCGGTCGCCTTCGCGTCCGGCTTCGCGGAGACCGGCGAGGAGGGCGCGGCCGCGCAGGCCCGGCTGGCAGGGGCGGTGGAGCGGTCGGGCGTACGGCTGCTCGGGCCGAACACCAACCTCAACGCCTTCCAGGACTTCCGCGACGACCTCGACGGGCCGGCCATCGCCCTCATCACCCAGTCCGGCCACCAGGGCCGCCCCGTCTACGCCCTCCAGGAGCTGGGCATACGCCTCTCCCACTGGGCGCCCACCGGCAACGAGGCCGACCTGGAGAGCGCCGACTTCATCTCGTACTTCGCCCAGCAGCCGGAAGTCGGGGCGATCGCCTGTTACGTCGAGGGGCTCAAGGACGGCCGCTCCTTCCTGCTGGCCGCCGACCGGGCGGCGCAGGCCGGGGTGCCGGTCGTCGCGGTCAAGGTGGGGCGTACGGAGGCGGGCGCCCGGATGGCCGCGTCGCACACCGGCAAGCTGACCGGGGCGGACCAGGTGGTGGACGCGGCGATGCGGCAGTTCGGGGTGATACGGGTCGACGGGCTCGACGAACTCCAGGACACGGCGGCCCTGTTGGCGCGGGCACGTAAGCCCGTGGCCGACGGGGTCGTGGTCTACTCGATCTCGGGCGGCACCGGCGCGCACTTCTCGGACCTGGCCACGGCGGCGGGGCTGAACCTTCCGAGGCTGAGCGCGGCGAAGCAGGCCGAGCTGCACGAGTGGATACCCGACTACCTGGAGGTGGGGAACCCCGTCGACAACGGGGGGCACCCGGTGGGCGACTGGCGCGGACGGAAGATCATCGACGCGATTCTGGCCGATCCCGCGGTCGGGGTGCTGATCTGCCCGATCACCGGCCCCTTCCCGCCGATGAGCGACCGGCTGGCGCAAGACCTGGTGGACGCGGCGGAGGCGACCGAGAAGCTGGTGTGCGTGGTGTGGGGGTCGCCGGTCGGCACGGAGGCGGCGTACCGCGAGACGCTGCTGGGGTCGTCCCGGGTCGCCACGTTCCGTACGTTCGGCAACTGCATCTCGGCGGTGCGGGCCTACCTGGACCACCACCGCTTCGCGGCCTCCTACCGCTCCCCCTTCGACGAGGCCCCGCGCACCCCTTCCCCCTCCTTCCGCAAGGCACAGGCGCTGATGCGCCCCGGCCGGCAGCTCAGCGAGCACGCGGCGAAGCAGCTGCTCCGGGCGTACGGGATACGGGTGCCGAGGGAACAACTGGTCACCAGCGCCGCGGCGGCCGTCCGGGCGGCCGGTCTCGTCGGCTACCCGGTGGTGATGAAGGCGTCCGGGGCGCAGCTCGCGCACAAGAGCGAGCTGGGTCTGGTGAAGATCGGCCTGACCTCCGCGAGCCAGATCCGCGACGCGTACCGCGAGCTGACGGACATCGCCAGATACGAGGGCGTCGACCTGGACGGTGTGCTGGTCTGCCAGATGGTGGAGCGGGGCGTCGAGATGGTGGTCGGCGTGACGCAGGACGCCCTGTTCGGGCCGACGGTGACGGTGGGGCTGGGCGGCGTACTGGTGGAGGTGCTGCGCGACGCTTCGGTACGGGTGCCACCCTTCGGCGAGGCCGAGGCGCGCTCGATGCTGAGCGAGCTGCGGGGCCATGCGCTGCTGGAGGGCGTGAGGGGGGCGCCGGCTGCGGATGTGGACGCGCTGGTGGAGGTGGTGCTGCGGGTGCAGCGGATGGCGCTGGAGCTCGGAGATGTGCTGGCGGAGCTGGACATCAACCCGCTGATGGTGCTGCGGCGGGGGCAGGGGGCGGTGGCGCTGGATGCGTTGGCGGTTTGCCGGTGA
- a CDS encoding IS607 family transposase produces the protein MKLSEWAARNGVHYQTAWTWAKEGRMPVPVVQTPSGTWLVNESAPKAAGRVVAYCRVSSGDQKADLERQVARTVQGATAQGLAVAEVVTEVGSGLNGRRRKLHRLLADPGVGTIVVEHRERLARFGVEHLEAALSATGRRLVVLDPAETADDLVRDITEVLTSMCARLYGRRSAKNRAARAVAVATGPEAAG, from the coding sequence GTGAAGCTTTCCGAGTGGGCAGCACGCAACGGCGTGCACTACCAGACTGCATGGACCTGGGCGAAAGAGGGCCGTATGCCGGTCCCGGTCGTCCAGACGCCGTCCGGTACATGGCTCGTGAACGAGTCGGCCCCGAAGGCCGCCGGGCGGGTCGTGGCGTACTGCCGTGTCTCGTCCGGTGACCAGAAAGCGGACCTGGAACGGCAGGTCGCCCGGACCGTGCAGGGCGCAACGGCCCAGGGGCTCGCCGTCGCTGAGGTGGTGACGGAGGTTGGCTCCGGCTTGAACGGGCGCCGCCGCAAGCTGCACCGCCTGCTCGCCGACCCGGGTGTGGGGACGATCGTGGTCGAGCACCGAGAACGCCTCGCCCGGTTCGGTGTCGAGCACCTGGAAGCCGCTCTCTCGGCCACGGGACGGCGCCTGGTTGTCCTCGACCCGGCAGAGACCGCCGACGACCTCGTACGGGACATCACCGAGGTCCTGACCTCGATGTGCGCCCGTCTGTACGGCCGCCGCTCCGCGAAGAATCGCGCCGCCCGCGCCGTCGCCGTCGCCACCGGCCCGGAGGCGGCCGGATGA
- a CDS encoding GNAT family N-acetyltransferase, with amino-acid sequence MSTYETMSFHLETERLILRPWAESDAAEFRALLSERGNGTPTVEHTRTSIAKLLTATATTGIALLPIQRRDEGDFIGYCGLIIGRSTVEEPEIAYELFQRAHGRGYATEAANAVLDAAIATGRKRLWSTVGAWNTPSFRVLEKLGFERDHVSTDDNGEVVWLTRSLP; translated from the coding sequence ATGTCTACGTACGAGACGATGTCGTTCCACCTTGAGACCGAGCGGCTGATACTGCGGCCGTGGGCCGAGTCGGACGCCGCTGAGTTCCGCGCCCTCCTCTCCGAACGCGGCAACGGGACGCCCACGGTTGAGCACACCCGGACGTCCATCGCGAAGCTGCTCACCGCGACGGCGACAACGGGGATCGCCCTGTTGCCCATCCAGCGCCGTGACGAAGGCGACTTCATCGGCTATTGCGGGTTGATCATCGGCCGCTCCACCGTAGAGGAGCCTGAAATCGCGTATGAGTTGTTCCAGCGCGCGCATGGGCGTGGCTACGCCACCGAGGCGGCCAACGCGGTGCTCGATGCCGCTATTGCGACTGGGCGGAAACGGCTCTGGTCGACCGTCGGCGCGTGGAACACACCGTCGTTCCGTGTCCTTGAGAAGCTCGGGTTCGAGCGGGATCACGTTTCCACGGACGACAACGGTGAAGTGGTATGGCTCACACGCTCGTTGCCGTGA